One Cyprinus carpio isolate SPL01 chromosome A16, ASM1834038v1, whole genome shotgun sequence genomic region harbors:
- the LOC122148012 gene encoding chromodomain-helicase-DNA-binding protein 4-like isoform X3 produces the protein MSGSEDDRDHFGPMRDDDADEPTSEAETPKSKKKKKAKKSRESRSSKRQKLLREDVPVSSPEVIEAIRMVEGEEDEEDRVMRSESEGSDYAPSKKKKKRSSSSKERKKGGSVGERSGGSSGGKSKRKDPEPEEEDDDDDDDGQEPKSSSQLLADWGMKDIDYTFTQEDYTSLTNYKAFSQFVRPLIAAKNPKIAVSKMMMVLGAKWREFSTNNPMRGSASANAALAAANVAAAVESMVTRVDGGGSVPMATPTPTAAPAAPPPSQQPPAVPLRKAKTKEGKGPNARRKTKSTPKPQDKKSKAKKVAPLKIKLGNFKRKRSSSGEDDDGESDFDSFSISDGSNSRCSRSKNKKSKSSKKKKMDEDADGYETDHQDYCEVCQQGGEIILCDTCPRAYHMVCLDPDMERAPEGTWSCPHCEKEGIQWEAREESSEGEEENDDGRRDDGEVEEEDDHHMEFCRVCKDGGELLCCDTCPSSYHLHCLNPPLPDIPNGEWICPRCLSLPLKGKVQKVLAWRWGDAPPPMPVPRPAELPADAPDPPPMIGRKEREFFVKWCNMSYWHCSWVQELQLELNCQVMFRNYQRKTDMEEPPNLEMGAEGDEDKSCKRKNKDPFYARIEDKYGRFGVKLEWLFIHRILNHSVDKKNNVHYLIKWRDLPYDQSAWESEDMDIPDYETYKQHYWNHRELMLGEEGRPGKKMKKVKVRKTERPPANPVVDPTIKFDRQPDYLDSTGGTLHPYQLEGLNWLRFSWAQGTDTILADEMGLGKTVQTAVFLYSLYKEGHSKGPFLVSAPLSTIINWEREFEMWAPDMYVVTYVGDKDSRAVIRENEFSFEDNAIRGGKKASKMKKEASVKFHVLLTSYELITIDQAILGSIDWACLVVDEAHRLKNNQSKFFRVLNNYPLQHKLLLTGTPLQNNLEELFHLLNFLTPERFHNLEGFLEEFADIAKEDQIKKLHDMLGPHMLRRLKADVFKHMPSKTELIVRVELSPMQKKYYKYILTRNFEALNTRGGGNQVSLLNVVMDLKKCCNHPYLFPTAANEAPKMPNGMYDGSALTKASGKLMLLFKMLKKLKEGGHRVLIFSQMTKMLDLLEDFLENEGYKYERIDGGVTGGMRQEAIDRFNAPGAPQFVFLLSTRAGGLGINLATADTVIIYDSDWNPHNDIQAFSRAHRIGQNKKVMIYRFVTKASVEERITQVAKKKMMLTHLVVRPGLGSKAGSMSKQELDDILKFGTEQLFKELGEGDNKEEDSSVIHYDDKAIDRLLDRNQDATDDTELQSMNEYLSSFKVAQYVVKDEDEEEEDVDREIIKQEESVDPDYWEKLLRHHYEQQQEDLARHLGKGKRPRKPVNYNDCSQEDRGSRRDWQDDQSDNQSDYSVASEEGDEDFDERSEANSRRPSRKGLRNDKDKPLPPLLARVGGNIEVLGFNARQRKAFLNAVMRYGMPPQDAFTTQWLVRDLRGKSEKEFKAYVSLFMRHLCEPGADGAETFADGVPREGLSRQHILTRIGVMSLIRKKVQEFEHVNGQWSMPWMKELEENKRAAAIAAGEDPKTPSTGTPADTQPNTPTPEDLSKSDDVKELEEKMELDGEKETKGSRQEDEIIEIPDEGEKSPSPAKKEENRDRERDTTSPSAEKDGGSRVEENEKSTELKENTSSNVKAESLEATSSVDTSKTKEESEEKTEKMNTSPARDEKKELKDEKDGVKSEDSAKLQNGENVKETSGGGDGVSEEKKKAVKQRFMFNIADGGFTELHSLWQNEERAATVTKKTYEIWHRRHDYWLLAGIIHHGYARWQDVQNDPRFAILNEPFKGEMSRGNFLEIKNKFLARRFKLLEQALVIEEQLRRAAYLNMTEDPSHPSMALNTRFSEVECLAESHQHLSKESMSGNKPANAVLHKVLKQLEELLSDMKADVTRLPATIARIPPVAVRLQMSERSILSRLASRGPEVTQTQAPR, from the exons ATGTCGGGGAGTGAAGACGACAGGGACCATTTTGGACCCATGAGAGATG ATGATGCCGATGAACCAACATCAGAGGCAGAGACTCCCAAAtccaaaaagaagaagaaagcaaAGAAAAGCCGTGAAAGTAGGAGCAGCAAAAGACAGAAACTCCTCAGAGAG GACGTTCCTGTCAGCTCTCCTGAAGTCATTGAAGCAATCCGAATGGTAGAAGGAGAAGAAGACGAGGAGGACAGAGTGATGAGATCTGAGAGTGAAGGGAGTGACTATGCAccaagcaagaagaagaaaaagagatccAGCTCCTCCAAGGAGAGAAAGAAGGGCGGTTCAGTGGGAGAAAGGTCTGGTGGCTCTTCTGGAGGAAAAAGCAAACGTAAAGACCCAGAGcctgaggaggaagatgatgacgatgatgatgatggtcAG GAACCCAAATCTTCCTCTCAGCTGTTAGCAGACTGGGGAATGAAAGACATCGACTACACCTTTACCCAAGAGGACTACACCTCTCTCACCAATTACAAAGCTTTCAGTCAGTTTGTCAG ACCTTTAATAGCTGCTAAGAACCCTAAAATTGCTGTGTCAAAGATGATGATGGTTTTGGGGGCTAAATGGCGAGAGTTCAGCACTAATAATCCCATGCGAGGCTCAGCGAGTGCCAACGCAgccctggcagctgccaatgtagCTGCTGCAGTGGAGAGTATGGTGACCAGGGTGGATGGAGGAGGGTCTGTGCCCATGGCCACGCCCACACCAACAGCAGCTCCTGCTGCACCACCCCCATCCCAACAGCCCCCAGCGGTCCCCCTCCGAAAAGCCAAGACCAAAGAGGGCAAAg GCCCAAATGCACGTAGAAAGACCAAATCCACCCCAAAGCCCCAGGACAAAAAGTCTAAAGCGAAGAAAGTGGCTCCACTCAAGATTAAACTGGGCAATTTCAAGAGAAAACGTTCATCT AGcggtgaggatgatgatggtgagAGCGATTTTGACAGTTTCTCTATAAGTGATGGATCCAACAGTCGGTGCAGCCGCTCCAAGAATAAAAAATCCAAGAGctccaagaagaagaaga TGGATGAGGATGCTGACGGCTATGAGACTGATCATCAGGACTACTGTGAGGTGTGTCAGCAGGGTGGCGAGATCATTCTGTGTGACACCTGTCCGAGAGCTTATCACATGGTGTGTCTAGATCCTGACATGGAGAGAGCCCCAGAGGGCACATGGAGCTGCCCCCACTGC GAGAAGGAGGGAATTCAATGGGAGGCTCGCGAGGAGAGTTCTGAGGGTGAAGAGGAGAATGATGATGGAAGGAGGGATGATGGAGAGGTAGAAGAGGAGGACGATCATCATATGGAGTTTTGTCGGGTGTGTAAGGATGGAGGAGAGCTGCTGTGCTGTGACACATGCCCCTCGTCCTATCACTTACACTGTCTCAACCCTCCTCTGCCAGACATCCCCAACGGAGAGTGGATTTGCCCACGCTGCCTG AGTCTTCCACTGAAGGGCAAAGTCCAGAAAGTTCTGGCCTGGCGCTGGGGTGATGCCCCTCCCCCTATGCCTGTGCCGCGTCCTGCAGAACTTCCAGCCGATGCTCCGGATCCTCCTCCTATGATTGGTCGGAAGGAGAGAGAGTTCTTTGTGAAGTGGTGCAACATGTCTTATTGGCACTGTTCTTGGGTCCAGGAActacag TTGGAGCTGAACTGTCAGGTAATGTTCCGTAATTACCAGCGGAAGACCGATATGGAGGAGCCCCCCAATCTAGAGATGGGAGCTGAGGGAGACGAGGATAAGAGCTGCAAGAGGAAGAATAAAGATCCCTTTTATGCCCGTATAGAGGATAAGTATGGGCGCTTTGGAGTAAAGTTGGAGTGGCTCTTCATCCACCGCATCTTAAACCATAG TGTGGATAAGAAGAATAACGTTCACTATCTGATCAAATGGAGAGATCTGCCATATGATCAGTCAGCCTGGGAGTCTGAAGACATGGACATCCCAGACTATGAGACCTATAAACAACATTACTGGAACCACAG GGAGCTGATGCTTGGAGAAGAGGGCAGACCAGGTAAAAAGATGAAGAAGGTGAAAGTGAGAAAGACCGAGAGGCCTCCTGCTAATCCTGTGGTGGAT CCCACTATAAAGTTTGATAGGCAGCCGGATTATCTGGACTCTACTGGCGGCACGCTTCACCCGTACCAGCTTGAGGGACTGAACTGGTTGCGTTTTTCTTGGGCTCAGGGAACAGACACCATCTTGGCAGACGAAATGGGTCTCGGAAAGACGGTTCAGACTGCTGTCTTCCTCTACTCGCTCTACAAAGAG GGTCATTCGAAGGGGCCGTTCCTGGTCAGTGCCCCTCTGTCCACCATCATTAACTGGGAGAGGGAGTTTGAGATGTGGGCCCCAGACATGTATGTGGTCACTTATGTGGGTGATAAAGACAGCAGAGCTGTCATACGAGAAAATGAATTCTCCTTTGAGGACAATGCCATCCGTGGTGGGAAGAAGGCTTCCAAAATGAAG AAAGAGGCTTCTGTGAAGTTCCATGTGCTTTTGACGTCTTATGAGCTGATCACAATCGATCAAGCCATTCTGGGCTCCATCGACTGGGCTTGTCTTGTAGTAGACGAAGCCCATAGACTGAAAAATAACCAATCAAAG TTCTTTCGTGTGTTGAATAACTACCCTCTTCAGCATAAGCTGCTGTTGACAGGCACACCTTTACAGAACAACCTGGAGGAGCTCTTCCATCTGCTCAACTTCCTCACGCCTGAGAGATtcca taatCTGGAAGGTTTCCTGGAAGAATTTGCTGACATAGCTAAAGAGGACCAAATTAAGAAACTGCACGACATGTTGGGTCCACACATGCTCAGAAGACTCAAAGCTGATGTCTTCAAACACATGCCCTCAAAAACTGAACTCATCGTGCGAGTGGAGCTCAGCCCCATGCAAAA GAAGTACTACAAGTACATCTTGACACGCAACTTTGAAGCTCTGAACACTCGTGGAGGAGGAAACCAGGTGTCTCTGCTCAATGTGGTCATGGACCTAAAGAAGTGCTGTAACCACCCCTACCTCTTCCCAACAGCTGCTAAT GAAGCCCCTAAAATGCCCAATGGCATGTATGACGGCAGTGCCCTGACAAAGGCTTCTGGGAAACTGATGCTTCTGTTTAAGATGCTGAAAAAACTGAAGGAGGGTGGACATAGAGTGCTTATATTCTCACAG ATGACAAAGATGTTGGATTTGCTGGAAGACTTTCTGGAGAATGAGGGGTACAAGTATGAAAGGATAGATGGAGGAGTGACTGGAGGGATGAGGCAGGAGGCCATCGATAGATTCAATG CTCCTGGTGCTCCTCAGTTTGTTTTCCTCTTGTCCACCAGAGCAGGGGGTTTGGGCATCAATTTGGCAACCGCTGACACTGTCATCATCTACGACTCTGACTGGAACCCACACAATGACATCCAG GCATTTAGCAGGGCTCATCGTATTGGTCAGAATAAGAAGGTGATGATCTATCGATTTGTCACTAAAGCATCCGTGGAGGAGAGAATTACACAG GTTGCAAAGAAGAAGATGATGTTGACTCACCTGGTGGTGCGGCCTGGTCTGGGCTCCAAGGCTGGATCCATGTCCAAACAAGAATTGGATGACATCTTGAAGTTTGGCACAGAACAGCTCTTCAAAGAGCTTGGAGAAG GTGACAATAAGGAGGAAGACAGCAGTGTGATCCACTATGATGACAAGGCGATTGATCGGTTGTTGGATCGAAACCAAGATGCAACAGATGACACAGAGCTGCAGAGTATGAATGAATACCTCAGCTCTTTTAAGGTGGCCCAGTATGTGGTCaaagatgaggatgaggag GAGGAGGATGTGGATAGAGAGATCATTAAGCAGGAAGAGAGTGTAGATCCTGATTATTGGGAGAAACTGTTGCGCCATCATTATGAGCAGCAACAGGAAGATCTCGCTCGTCACCTGGGCAAAGGCAAACGGCCACGCAAACCCGTCAACTACAACGACTGCTCACAGGAGGACAGAGGTAGTAGACGGG ACTGGCAGGATGATCAGTCTGATAACCAATCAGATTACTCGGTGGCTTCAGAGGAGGGTGATGAGGACTTTGATGAGCGGTCTGAAG ctaacTCCCGACGACCAAGTCGCAAGGGCTTGAGGAACGATAAAGATAAACCACTGCCCCCCCTGCTGGCCAGAGTGGGAGGAAACATTGAG GTTTTGGGCTTCAATGCTCGACAAAGGAAAGCCTTCCTGAATGCAGTGATGCGTTATGGGATGCCTCCCCAGGATGCCTTCACCACCCAGTGGCTTGTTAGAGACCTGCGAGGCAAATCAGAGAAGGAGTTCAA ggcATACGTGTCCCTCTTTATGCGTCACCTATGTGAGCCAGGCGCTGATGGGGCAGAAACATTTGCTGATGGCGTTCCACGGGAAGGACTGTCACGGCAACATATTCTCACGCGCATAGGTGTAATGTCACTGATCCGCAAGAAG GTGCAGGAGTTTGAGCATGTCAATGGTCAATGGTCAATGCCCTGGATGAAAGaactggaggaaaacaaaagagCGGCAGCCATCGCAGCAGGAGAAGATCCAAAAACGCCCTCTACTGGAACGCCTGCAGATACCCAGCCCAACACACCAACACCAG AAGACCTTTCCAAGAGCGATGACGTAAAAGAGCTGGAGGAGAAGATGGAGCTGGACGGAGAGAAGGAGACAAAAGGCTCCAGACAGGAGGATGAG atcatTGAGATTCCTGATGAAGGTGAGAAATCCCCCAGTCCAGCAAAGAAAGAGGAGAATAGGGACAGGGAGAGAGACACCACCTCACCATCAGCAGAAAAGGATGGAGGAAGCAGAGTTGAAGAAAATGAAAAGTCCACTGAATTGAAGGAAAACACGTCATCAAATGTCAAAGCTGAAAGTTTAGAAGCCACAAGCAGTGTAGACACATCCAAAACCAAAG AAGAATCTGAAGAGAAGACAGAAAAAATGAACACTAGCCCAGCAAGAGATGAGAAGAAAG AGCTGAAAGATGAGAAGGACGGAGTGAAGTCAGAGGACTCCGCTAAGCTGCAAAATGGAGAGAACGTCAAAGAAACAAGTGGAGGAGGGGATGGAGTGAGTGAGGAGAAGAAGAAAGCAGTGAAGCAGAGGTTCATGTTTAACATTGCTGATGGAGGTTTCACAG AGCTTCACTCTCTCTGGCAGAATGAAGAGAGAGCCGCCACGGTCACCAAGAAGACTTATGAGATCTGGCATCGTCGCCATGACTACTGGCTGCTGGCTGGTATCATACA CCACGGCTACGCTCGTTGGCAAGACGTACAGAATGACCCGAGGTTCGCCATCCTCAATGAGCCCTTTAAGGGAGAGATGAGCAGAGGAAACTTCCTCGAGATTAAAAACAAGTTTCTTGCTCGCAGGTTTAAG CTGTTGGAACAGGCTCTGGTGATCGAGGAGCAGCTCAGACGTGCTGCATATCTAAACATGACAGAGGACCCCTCTCACCCCTCCATGGCACTCAACACCCGCTTCAGTGAGGTGGAGTGTCTGGCGGAGTCACACCAGCACCTCAGTAAAGAGTCCATGTCAGGAAACAAGCCTGCTAATGCAGTTCTACACAAAG TTCTTAAACAACTGGAGGAGCTGCTCAGCGACATGAAGGCAGATGTCACCCGGCTCCCGGCAACCATTGCTCGGATACCACCCGTCGCTGTGCGGCTGCAGATGTCAGAAAGAAGCATCCTTAGCCGGCTGGCCAGCCGAGGACCGGAGGTCACACAGACGCAGGCGCCACGCTGA